A region of Flavobacteriales bacterium DNA encodes the following proteins:
- a CDS encoding 30S ribosomal protein S12, producing MPTIQQLVRKGRKTLVDKSKSPALDSCPQRRGVCVRVYTTTPKKPNSAMRKVARVRLTNGKEVNSYIGGEGHNLQEHSIVLVRGGRVKDLPGVRYHIVRGALDTAGVGDRKQGRSKYGAKRPKDKK from the coding sequence ATGCCTACGATACAGCAGCTTGTAAGGAAAGGAAGAAAGACTCTTGTAGATAAGAGTAAGTCGCCTGCTTTGGACTCTTGTCCACAGCGAAGAGGGGTCTGTGTACGTGTTTACACGACCACGCCAAAGAAACCGAACTCGGCCATGAGAAAAGTGGCAAGGGTACGTTTGACCAATGGTAAAGAGGTGAACTCTTACATCGGTGGTGAAGGACACAACCTGCAAGAACACTCTATTGTATTGGTGCGTGGTGGAAGGGTAAAGGATCTTCCAGGTGTGCGATACCATATTGTACGCGGTGCATTGGATACTGCCGGTGTTGGTGATAGAAAGCAAGGTCGTTCAAAATATGGCGCTAAGCGTCCTAAGGATAAGAAGTAA
- the rpsJ gene encoding 30S ribosomal protein S10 → MTQRIRIKLKSYDHNLVDKSAEKIVKTVKATGAIVNGPIPLPTHKKIYTILRSTHVNKKSREQFQFSSYKRLLDIYSSTAKTVDSLMKLELPSGVEVEIKV, encoded by the coding sequence ATGACACAGAGAATTAGAATCAAGCTGAAATCGTACGACCATAACTTGGTTGACAAAAGCGCGGAGAAAATTGTGAAGACGGTAAAGGCCACCGGAGCCATTGTTAATGGTCCGATCCCATTGCCAACACACAAGAAGATCTACACGATCCTTCGTTCAACGCACGTTAACAAGAAGTCGCGCGAGCAGTTCCAATTCAGCTCTTACAAGAGACTGTTGGATATCTACAGCAGCACAGCTAAAACAGTTGATTCATTGATGAAGCTTGAACTTCCAAGTGGAGTTGAGGTAGAGATCAAGGTATAA
- a CDS encoding methyltransferase domain-containing protein, protein MKTLAIPLNHPHIEEKTMDLKQGSREHIRAYFEDSGPDYKAWSPNYNMHFGYCNSRTGFFSREKMLEQMNQEVGDRLQLLDFGNWQIGDFGCGMGATAACLGERFPYSEINGLTIVPWQVQMGNALIKNRGLKNARLHLSDISNPLFPTKSLDAAYAVESFCYGEGLDKANFIKGLSQSLKHDGRFVIVDGFITKPKEEFNPIFRSIYEVVCKNWALNDFAHIDAFKNSLKENGLRIETIEDASWRVAPTALQVPAVTTKFLWERFRNGDRLNQLRWGHLKACICGMLMGMFRSHFSYYIISGRKI, encoded by the coding sequence ATGAAAACGTTAGCCATCCCTTTGAATCATCCTCATATCGAGGAAAAAACCATGGATCTTAAACAAGGAAGCCGCGAGCACATCCGCGCCTACTTCGAGGATTCTGGTCCCGATTACAAAGCATGGAGCCCGAACTACAACATGCATTTCGGCTACTGCAACAGCAGAACGGGCTTTTTCAGCCGCGAAAAAATGCTGGAGCAGATGAATCAGGAAGTTGGTGACCGATTGCAACTCCTTGATTTCGGCAATTGGCAGATCGGGGATTTTGGTTGCGGCATGGGTGCAACGGCCGCCTGTCTGGGAGAACGATTTCCTTACAGCGAGATCAACGGACTGACCATTGTTCCGTGGCAAGTTCAGATGGGAAATGCGCTGATCAAAAACCGCGGATTGAAGAACGCGCGATTGCATTTGAGCGACATCAGCAATCCGCTGTTCCCAACAAAAAGCTTGGATGCTGCTTATGCCGTAGAAAGCTTCTGTTATGGCGAAGGATTAGACAAAGCCAACTTCATCAAAGGTTTGAGCCAGTCTTTGAAACACGATGGCAGGTTTGTGATCGTTGACGGATTCATCACCAAACCGAAGGAGGAATTCAATCCAATTTTCAGAAGCATCTACGAAGTCGTTTGCAAGAACTGGGCTTTGAATGATTTTGCACACATTGATGCCTTTAAAAATTCCCTGAAAGAAAACGGACTTCGAATCGAAACGATCGAAGATGCCAGTTGGCGGGTGGCACCCACCGCTTTACAAGTTCCTGCCGTTACCACCAAATTTCTTTGGGAAAGATTCCGGAACGGAGACCGCCTGAACCAGTTACGTTGGGGACATTTGAAGGCTTGCATCTGCGGCATGCTGATGGGCATGTTCCGCAGTCACTTCAGCTACTACATCATTTCTGGAAGGAAGATCTGA
- a CDS encoding DUF4260 family protein, translating into MKNLLKLEELVLFLASIYALYLHEVPWWAYLLLALGPDVGMIGYLINPKIGAYTYNLFHHKGIAVAIGLVGFFTGSTVIFLAGVVLFGHSSMDRVLGYGLKFTDGFKNTHLGKI; encoded by the coding sequence ATGAAAAACCTGCTGAAACTCGAAGAACTCGTCCTGTTTTTGGCGAGCATTTATGCGTTGTACCTCCACGAAGTGCCTTGGTGGGCCTACCTCCTGCTCGCTCTGGGGCCAGATGTTGGAATGATCGGTTACCTCATCAACCCGAAGATCGGTGCTTACACCTATAACCTGTTTCACCACAAAGGAATTGCCGTTGCCATTGGTTTGGTGGGATTCTTCACTGGTTCAACCGTAATTTTCTTGGCGGGTGTTGTTCTGTTCGGTCACTCTAGCATGGACCGCGTTCTCGGCTACGGACTGAAGTTCACCGATGGGTTTAAGAATACACACCTTGGAAAGATTTAG
- the rpsG gene encoding 30S ribosomal protein S7: MRKSIPKKRELVPDPKFKDTLVTRFVNSLMVDGKKSTALKVFYDAIAIVDEKSGEEENGLDVWKRALNNVMPPVEVKSRRVGGSTFQIPVEVRPKRKLALGIKWMITFASKRNDKSMARKLAAEIIAASKEEGAAFKKKEDTLRMAEANKAFSHFRF; encoded by the coding sequence ATGAGAAAGTCGATACCTAAAAAAAGAGAGCTGGTTCCGGATCCGAAATTCAAGGATACGCTGGTAACCCGTTTTGTGAACAGCCTGATGGTTGATGGAAAGAAAAGCACTGCGCTTAAAGTGTTCTATGATGCTATCGCGATTGTGGACGAGAAATCGGGTGAAGAGGAAAATGGCCTTGATGTTTGGAAGAGAGCATTGAATAACGTGATGCCTCCAGTTGAGGTGAAGAGCCGTAGAGTAGGTGGTTCTACCTTCCAGATTCCGGTTGAGGTTCGTCCGAAGCGTAAGCTGGCTTTGGGTATCAAGTGGATGATCACATTCGCTTCGAAGCGTAACGATAAGTCAATGGCCCGAAAATTGGCTGCTGAGATCATCGCGGCTTCTAAAGAAGAAGGTGCGGCATTCAAGAAGAAAGAAGACACATTGAGAATGGCCGAGGCGAACAAGGCATTCTCTCATTTCAGATTCTAA
- a CDS encoding transcriptional regulator produces MQFDDAKKEFIQTWGTLGSNWGINRTMAQINGLLLIATEPMSTEDIMEELSISRGNANMNIRTLIDWGIVHKVWVAGERKEYFRSEKDVWKLASRIAAERRKKEIEPLIRKLSELKDVEGEGADAEEFRKMNAELFEYGKKMDSILDKFIRSDESWFLRSIKSLLT; encoded by the coding sequence ATGCAATTCGATGACGCCAAAAAGGAATTCATTCAGACCTGGGGAACCTTGGGCAGCAACTGGGGCATCAACCGCACCATGGCGCAGATCAACGGATTGCTTCTCATCGCCACCGAACCGATGAGCACGGAAGACATCATGGAAGAGCTTTCCATCAGTCGTGGAAATGCCAACATGAACATCCGCACGCTGATCGATTGGGGAATTGTACATAAGGTTTGGGTGGCTGGAGAGCGAAAGGAATATTTCCGATCTGAGAAAGACGTGTGGAAATTGGCCAGCCGCATTGCCGCAGAGAGAAGAAAGAAAGAGATCGAACCGCTTATCCGAAAGTTGAGCGAATTGAAAGACGTAGAAGGCGAAGGAGCAGACGCAGAAGAATTTCGAAAGATGAATGCCGAACTGTTTGAATACGGAAAGAAGATGGACAGCATCTTGGACAAATTCATCCGCTCTGACGAGAGTTGGTTTCTGCGCAGCATCAAATCATTACTGACCTGA
- a CDS encoding HAMP domain-containing protein, whose translation MSLRNRLTLQFGLLASLVLGIASLAIYFLSSDYRKDEFSHRLVSRGENMAKLLIQVEEVDENLLNIIERDNPVRLPEEEILIFNFKDSLIYSSEGLEIERPSNDFLNQVRLEESIQLTKDKRETEAFLFVDRYDRFVVIVSAVDIYGRRKIQNLAQVLAIVLVLGMVAFFVVGRIYAERALNPIKQLVAEIAGISISNLSKRVNEGNGADEIAQLAISFNAMLARLESAFAAQRNFIANASHEMRTPLTAISGQLEVVLLKERTGEDYRTAVESVLQDIQKLNKLANRLLLLAQTGTDAPEANFKSVRVDDILWEARTDLLKMKQDYTVEVDLDQTITDLEELQVLGSDILLKTLVLNLMENGCKYSDDHTVKVSLGLQGKSIKLTFADCGIGISDADRKQVFEPFFRSNSIRNRDGHGIGLSLVKRITDLHKGTIQVVSELGKGSVFTVSIPRQNL comes from the coding sequence ATGAGTCTTCGCAACAGGCTTACGCTCCAATTCGGATTGCTGGCTTCGCTGGTGTTAGGCATCGCCTCGTTGGCCATTTATTTCCTTTCTTCAGATTACCGAAAAGATGAATTTTCTCATCGTTTGGTGAGCCGTGGTGAGAACATGGCCAAGCTGCTCATTCAGGTAGAGGAAGTGGACGAAAATCTCCTGAACATCATCGAACGCGATAATCCCGTGCGATTACCCGAAGAGGAAATCCTCATTTTCAACTTCAAAGACAGCCTTATCTACAGTTCTGAAGGATTGGAAATTGAACGACCAAGCAACGACTTTCTCAATCAGGTTCGGCTGGAAGAGAGCATCCAACTGACCAAGGACAAGCGCGAAACCGAGGCCTTCCTTTTCGTTGATCGTTATGACCGATTTGTGGTCATCGTTTCGGCCGTTGACATTTACGGTCGAAGGAAGATCCAAAACCTTGCTCAGGTTTTGGCGATCGTATTGGTTTTGGGCATGGTCGCCTTTTTTGTTGTCGGGCGCATTTACGCGGAACGTGCGCTCAATCCAATCAAACAATTGGTGGCCGAAATTGCCGGTATTTCCATCAGCAATTTGAGCAAGCGCGTGAATGAAGGGAACGGTGCTGACGAGATCGCTCAGTTGGCCATTTCGTTCAACGCCATGCTGGCGCGATTAGAATCTGCTTTTGCCGCACAACGGAATTTCATTGCTAATGCGAGCCACGAAATGCGCACTCCGCTCACGGCCATTTCAGGCCAGTTGGAGGTTGTTCTTTTAAAGGAACGAACTGGAGAAGATTATCGAACAGCGGTTGAATCGGTCCTTCAAGACATTCAAAAACTGAACAAACTCGCCAACCGTCTGCTACTTTTGGCACAAACGGGAACCGATGCTCCCGAAGCCAATTTCAAATCAGTTCGGGTGGATGATATCCTGTGGGAAGCCCGAACAGACCTTCTCAAAATGAAACAGGATTATACCGTGGAGGTCGATCTGGATCAAACCATCACGGACCTTGAAGAATTACAGGTTTTGGGAAGCGATATTCTCTTGAAAACACTCGTTCTGAACCTGATGGAGAATGGCTGTAAATACTCGGACGATCACACAGTGAAAGTATCTCTGGGACTTCAGGGGAAATCCATCAAACTGACGTTTGCAGACTGCGGGATTGGTATTTCTGATGCAGACAGAAAGCAGGTTTTTGAACCATTCTTCCGCTCCAATTCGATTCGGAACCGCGATGGACACGGTATCGGTCTTTCTCTTGTTAAACGCATTACCGACCTCCACAAAGGCACCATTCAGGTTGTCAGTGAACTCGGAAAAGGTTCGGTTTTCACCGTCAGTATTCCTCGCCAAAACCTTTAA
- a CDS encoding PadR family transcriptional regulator produces MYSPELIKGTLQTIVLSLLSENERMYGYEITQHVKDRTQGEIQLTEGALYPTLHKLEADGLLTTEKVSIGKRVRKYYRLTENGNKQANDKVSEFRRFAETMNELLNSFKQPPLSPEGGLLLAPTSIKFI; encoded by the coding sequence ATGTATTCGCCAGAGCTCATAAAAGGAACGCTTCAGACCATAGTTCTGAGCCTTCTTTCAGAAAACGAAAGGATGTACGGCTACGAGATAACGCAGCACGTTAAGGACCGCACACAAGGAGAGATCCAACTCACCGAAGGTGCGCTCTACCCTACTTTACACAAATTGGAAGCAGACGGATTGCTCACAACCGAGAAGGTCAGTATTGGTAAGCGCGTGCGCAAATACTATCGACTTACTGAGAACGGCAACAAACAGGCGAATGATAAGGTAAGCGAGTTCCGCAGGTTTGCCGAAACCATGAACGAGCTACTGAACAGTTTCAAACAGCCCCCTTTATCCCCCGAAGGGGGACTTCTTCTCGCTCCAACATCAATCAAATTCATCTGA
- the xth gene encoding exodeoxyribonuclease III gives MKLISFNVNGIRAAAKKGLLESIQEMNPDIMGFQETKATPEQVREVLFGIDYHIYAFSAEKLGYSGTAVITKKEPLDVKYGIGIPEHDDQGRAITCEFEDFYFLNVYVPNSGNGLVRLPYRKTWDDALLNYIKDLEKKKPVIYCGDMNVAHQEIDIKNAASNYNKTAGYTQDEIDGMDKYLGSGLVDTFRTLHPEEVKYSWWSFRMNARARNIGWRIDYFLVSESLMPQVREAFILNEVEGSDHCPVGIVLE, from the coding sequence ATGAAACTCATCTCATTCAACGTAAACGGAATTCGCGCAGCAGCCAAGAAAGGCTTGCTGGAAAGCATTCAGGAAATGAACCCCGACATCATGGGTTTTCAGGAAACCAAAGCAACACCAGAGCAGGTTCGCGAAGTGCTTTTTGGAATAGACTATCACATCTACGCTTTCTCTGCCGAAAAACTCGGCTATTCCGGCACAGCCGTGATCACCAAGAAAGAACCGTTGGATGTGAAATACGGAATCGGCATTCCTGAACATGACGACCAAGGTCGCGCTATTACATGCGAGTTTGAGGACTTCTACTTTTTGAATGTATATGTACCCAATTCGGGTAATGGATTGGTGCGATTGCCTTATCGCAAAACGTGGGATGACGCTCTGCTCAACTACATCAAGGACCTGGAGAAGAAAAAGCCTGTGATCTATTGTGGTGATATGAATGTAGCACATCAGGAAATTGACATCAAAAACGCTGCTTCCAACTACAACAAAACTGCCGGCTACACGCAAGATGAGATCGATGGTATGGACAAATACCTCGGTTCCGGATTGGTGGACACCTTCCGAACGCTACACCCTGAAGAAGTGAAATACAGTTGGTGGAGTTTTAGAATGAATGCACGCGCGCGCAACATCGGCTGGCGCATTGATTATTTCTTGGTTTCGGAGAGTTTGATGCCGCAAGTGAGGGAAGCATTTATTCTCAATGAAGTGGAAGGCTCAGACCATTGTCCGGTTGGGATCGTCTTAGAATAA
- a CDS encoding HigA family addiction module antidote protein — protein sequence MAQLKNIHPGEILREEFLEPLGISAYRLSKETFIPQTRISQILKEQRRITADTALRFAKFFGTSAKFWLGLQDDYDIEEEQRQKQDELNEIRSLGDQAA from the coding sequence ATGGCACAACTGAAAAACATACATCCTGGCGAAATCCTCCGAGAAGAATTTCTTGAACCTTTGGGCATTTCAGCGTATCGTCTATCAAAGGAAACGTTTATTCCACAGACACGGATAAGTCAAATATTGAAGGAACAACGAAGAATTACAGCCGATACCGCATTGCGCTTTGCAAAATTCTTCGGAACGAGTGCTAAATTCTGGCTCGGACTACAAGATGATTATGACATTGAGGAAGAGCAACGCCAAAAACAGGATGAACTGAACGAGATACGTTCGCTTGGCGATCAGGCCGCCTGA
- a CDS encoding response regulator, whose product MRILVVEDEPKVAAFIVQGLEESDYEVKLAYDGQLGLRLATKETFDLMIFDVIIPGMNGLELCKEVRKQGITTPILMLTALGTTEDKVSGLDSGADDYLVKPFEFKELLARIRSVSRRNSGTSEVSNKIIYHDLELDLDKKQANRGGKEIPLTAKEFSLLEYLMRNRERVLSRVQISDSVWDIHFDTGTNVVDVYMNLLRKKIDKDFETKLIQTRIGHGYVLQA is encoded by the coding sequence ATGAGAATTCTTGTAGTAGAAGATGAACCCAAGGTGGCCGCGTTCATCGTTCAGGGTTTGGAAGAGAGCGATTACGAAGTAAAACTGGCTTATGATGGACAGTTAGGACTTCGCTTGGCCACCAAGGAAACCTTCGACCTGATGATCTTCGATGTGATCATTCCGGGAATGAACGGTTTGGAACTCTGCAAAGAAGTTCGGAAGCAAGGCATTACAACACCAATTCTGATGCTTACCGCACTCGGAACCACCGAGGATAAGGTGAGCGGATTGGATTCTGGCGCTGACGATTACTTGGTGAAACCGTTCGAGTTCAAAGAACTTCTTGCAAGGATTCGTTCGGTGAGCCGAAGAAATTCCGGAACATCGGAAGTAAGCAACAAGATCATCTACCACGACCTTGAACTTGACCTCGACAAAAAGCAAGCAAACCGCGGTGGAAAAGAAATCCCGCTCACGGCCAAAGAGTTCTCCTTGCTCGAATACTTGATGAGAAATCGCGAGCGCGTGCTTTCTCGCGTGCAGATCTCTGACAGCGTTTGGGACATCCATTTCGATACGGGAACCAATGTGGTGGATGTGTACATGAACCTGCTTCGCAAGAAGATAGATAAGGATTTTGAAACGAAATTGATTCAGACGCGCATCGGCCACGGCTACGTGCTTCAAGCATAA
- a CDS encoding 2OG-Fe(II) oxygenase, whose translation MSKAYSYIYTFFQNCCVDSTVALIAEQLDRHAIAIIDHLLPEDVLHRLLNESKELLGEGEFHPALIGRGVAEQRISEVRGDKILWLEPSHLTEAQQLYFKFLEELRGSLSNYFRIGLPWFECHLATYPIGSFYTRHFDQFRETNNRIFSVILYLNENWKNENGGHLRIYENGTHRDIEPKMGRLVCFRSDLIEHEVLVTNQPRFSITGWIRRDEPTPVFL comes from the coding sequence ATTTCCAAGGCATACTCCTACATTTATACATTCTTTCAGAATTGCTGCGTGGACAGCACCGTTGCGCTGATTGCCGAACAGCTTGATCGGCACGCGATCGCGATCATTGACCATCTTCTTCCAGAAGACGTCCTGCACAGGCTTTTAAACGAATCGAAAGAACTCCTTGGCGAAGGTGAATTTCATCCAGCACTCATCGGACGAGGCGTTGCTGAACAACGGATATCTGAAGTACGTGGAGATAAGATCCTTTGGTTGGAACCGAGTCATCTCACTGAAGCACAGCAACTGTATTTCAAGTTTCTGGAAGAGCTGCGTGGGTCGCTTTCCAACTACTTCCGCATCGGCCTTCCTTGGTTCGAGTGCCATTTGGCCACTTATCCGATCGGAAGTTTCTATACAAGACACTTCGACCAGTTCCGCGAAACGAACAACCGCATTTTCTCCGTCATCCTCTATCTGAATGAGAACTGGAAGAATGAAAATGGCGGGCACCTTCGCATTTATGAGAACGGAACACACCGCGATATTGAACCTAAAATGGGACGTTTGGTCTGCTTCCGCAGCGACCTGATCGAACATGAAGTGCTGGTGACGAACCAACCGCGATTCAGTATTACAGGTTGGATAAGAAGAGACGAGCCTACGCCCGTTTTCCTTTGA
- the fusA gene encoding elongation factor G, giving the protein MADLKYTRNIGIAAHIDAGKTTTTERILYYAGVNHKIGEVHDGAATMDWMEQEQERGITITSAATTCFWNYKDDKYKINIIDTPGHVDFTVEVNRSLRVLDGLVFLFSAVDGVEPQSETNWRLADGYNVTRLGFVNKMDRQGADFLKVVNQVREMLGGNAVPLQLPIGAEENFKGVVDLVYNRGMVWNDEDNGMTFQEVPIPADMADEVAEWREKLLESVADFDDTLMEKYFEDPDSISEDEIIAALRQACIANKVIPMLCGSAFKNKGVQTMLDYVMELMPSPLDMDNIKGTNPDTDEMVSRKPDPAEPFSALAFKIATDPFVGRLCFFRAYSGRLEAGSYVFNMRTEKKERISRIFQMHANKQNSIPFIEAGDIGAAVGFKDIKTGDTLCDEKAPIVLESMKFPEPVIGLAIEPKTQADVDKLGVALSKLAEEDPTFRVHTDEDSGQTVISGMGELHLEIILDRLKREFKVECNQGAPQVTYKEAITVPVSHREVYKKQTGGRGKFADIQVEVGPADADKTGLQFENKVVGGNIPKEFIPSVEKGFGIAMNNGVLAGYKMDSLKVTLNDGSYHNVDSDQLSFEICAQLAFKEAVKKAQPVLLEPIMKVEVVTPEENMGDVMGDLNRRRGQMQGMDSRNGAQVVKALVPLSEMFGYVTQLRTITSGRATSTMEFDHYEPCPKNIQEDVIAKVKGEKVG; this is encoded by the coding sequence ATGGCTGACTTAAAGTACACGAGGAATATTGGTATTGCCGCTCACATTGATGCGGGCAAGACGACTACTACTGAGCGTATCCTTTATTACGCAGGTGTAAACCACAAGATAGGTGAGGTGCACGATGGTGCAGCTACCATGGATTGGATGGAGCAGGAGCAGGAGCGTGGTATCACCATTACATCTGCTGCAACTACTTGCTTCTGGAACTACAAGGATGACAAGTACAAGATCAACATCATTGACACTCCGGGACACGTTGACTTTACCGTTGAGGTAAACCGTTCGTTGCGTGTATTGGATGGTCTTGTGTTCCTTTTCTCTGCCGTTGATGGCGTTGAGCCACAGTCAGAGACCAACTGGCGTTTGGCCGATGGCTATAATGTAACCCGTTTGGGTTTTGTGAACAAGATGGACCGTCAGGGAGCCGATTTCCTGAAGGTTGTCAATCAGGTTCGTGAGATGCTGGGTGGTAACGCGGTTCCATTGCAGTTGCCGATCGGTGCTGAAGAGAACTTCAAAGGCGTGGTTGACCTTGTATACAACCGAGGAATGGTTTGGAATGATGAGGACAACGGAATGACCTTCCAAGAAGTTCCGATTCCTGCCGATATGGCCGATGAGGTTGCCGAGTGGAGAGAGAAGTTATTGGAGTCAGTTGCTGATTTCGATGATACCTTGATGGAGAAATACTTCGAAGATCCAGATTCAATTTCTGAAGATGAGATCATCGCGGCCTTGCGTCAAGCATGTATCGCAAACAAGGTTATTCCAATGCTTTGTGGTTCAGCATTCAAGAACAAAGGTGTTCAGACCATGCTTGACTATGTGATGGAGTTGATGCCAAGCCCGCTTGACATGGACAACATCAAAGGAACCAATCCTGATACGGATGAAATGGTTTCTCGTAAGCCAGATCCAGCGGAGCCATTCTCAGCCTTGGCGTTCAAGATCGCTACTGACCCATTCGTAGGTCGTCTGTGTTTCTTCCGTGCCTATTCAGGTCGTTTGGAAGCTGGTTCGTATGTATTTAACATGCGTACTGAGAAGAAGGAGCGTATTTCGCGAATCTTCCAAATGCACGCAAACAAGCAGAACTCTATCCCGTTCATCGAAGCTGGTGACATCGGTGCTGCTGTAGGTTTCAAGGATATTAAGACAGGTGATACGCTTTGCGATGAGAAAGCGCCTATCGTTCTTGAATCGATGAAGTTCCCAGAGCCGGTAATCGGTTTGGCCATTGAGCCTAAAACACAGGCTGACGTGGATAAACTGGGTGTTGCTCTTAGCAAATTGGCTGAAGAGGATCCAACATTCCGTGTTCATACAGATGAAGATTCTGGTCAGACAGTTATCTCTGGTATGGGTGAGCTTCACTTGGAGATCATCTTGGATCGATTGAAAAGGGAGTTCAAGGTAGAATGTAACCAAGGAGCTCCTCAGGTAACTTACAAAGAGGCGATTACGGTTCCTGTTTCTCACCGCGAGGTTTACAAGAAACAGACCGGTGGTCGTGGTAAGTTCGCTGATATTCAGGTTGAAGTTGGTCCAGCTGATGCTGACAAGACAGGACTTCAGTTTGAGAACAAAGTTGTGGGTGGTAACATTCCAAAAGAATTCATTCCATCTGTAGAGAAAGGATTCGGCATTGCCATGAACAATGGTGTGCTTGCCGGCTACAAAATGGACAGCTTGAAGGTGACGTTGAACGATGGTTCTTACCACAACGTTGACTCCGATCAGTTGTCATTCGAGATCTGTGCACAGCTTGCGTTCAAAGAAGCCGTTAAGAAAGCGCAGCCAGTTCTTCTTGAGCCGATCATGAAGGTGGAGGTTGTAACTCCTGAAGAGAACATGGGAGACGTTATGGGCGACCTTAACAGAAGACGTGGTCAGATGCAGGGTATGGACAGCCGTAACGGTGCACAGGTAGTGAAGGCACTGGTGCCACTTTCTGAAATGTTCGGTTATGTGACGCAGCTTCGTACCATCACCTCTGGTAGAGCAACTTCTACCATGGAGTTCGATCACTACGAGCCATGTCCAAAGAACATTCAGGAGGATGTGATCGCGAAGGTCAAAGGAGAAAAAGTAGGTTAA
- a CDS encoding 50S ribosomal protein L3, with amino-acid sequence MSGLIGKKIGMTSLYNEAGKNIPCTVLEVEPCAVTQVKTTETDGYEAVQIGTGERKDKRTSAALKGHFNKAKVDAKQKLIEFRTNHGYTPFADGLALGASLGVADIFETGEYVDVIGASKGKGFQGVVKRHGFGGVGQATHGQHNRLRAPGAIGACSYPARVFKGLRMAGQTGNKRVKVQNLQVLAVDAEKNLLVLSGAVPGAKGSYIIIEK; translated from the coding sequence ATGTCTGGACTTATAGGAAAGAAAATAGGAATGACGAGCCTTTACAACGAGGCCGGAAAGAACATTCCATGTACAGTACTCGAAGTAGAGCCATGTGCGGTTACTCAGGTTAAAACTACTGAGACCGATGGTTACGAGGCTGTTCAGATAGGAACGGGAGAGCGCAAGGACAAGCGTACCTCTGCCGCATTGAAAGGACATTTCAATAAGGCCAAGGTAGATGCAAAGCAAAAGCTCATCGAGTTCAGAACAAACCATGGTTATACACCATTCGCTGACGGTCTTGCTCTTGGGGCTTCGTTGGGAGTTGCAGACATCTTCGAAACCGGAGAATATGTGGATGTGATCGGAGCGTCTAAAGGAAAGGGTTTCCAAGGGGTTGTAAAGCGTCATGGTTTCGGTGGTGTTGGTCAAGCAACTCACGGACAGCACAACCGTTTGCGTGCTCCAGGTGCTATCGGTGCCTGTTCATACCCAGCGCGTGTTTTCAAAGGTCTTCGAATGGCCGGGCAGACAGGTAACAAGCGAGTTAAAGTTCAGAACCTACAGGTTTTGGCCGTTGATGCAGAGAAGAATCTTCTTGTGTTGAGCGGAGCCGTTCCCGGAGCAAAAGGTTCTTACATCATTATAGAAAAGTGA